The stretch of DNA TGCCCGGCCTTCGCGGGAGCCGCGAAGTAGGCACGGGGGAACCACTGGCGGGCGAGCTCCTTGATCGACGACACGTCGATGACGCGGTAGTGCAGGAAGCCCTCCAGCTCGACCATGTCGCGGGCGAGGAACGTCCGGTCGGTGCCGACCGTGTTGCCCGCGAGCGGCGCCTTGCGCGGCTCCTTCACGTGCTCGCGGACGTAGGCGAGCACCTGCTCCTCGGCGTCGCGCAGCGTCGTGCCGGCCTCGAGCTCGGTGATCAGCCCGGAGGCGGTGTGCATGCGCGTCACCACGTCGTTCATCTGCTCCAGCGCCTGCGCCGGGGGCTTGATGACGAGGTCGACGCCCTGCCCCAGCACGTTGAGCTCGTAGTCGGTGACGAGCGCCGCCACCTCCACCAACGCGTCGGTCTCGAGGGAGAGCCCGGTCATCTCGCAGTCGATCCACACCAGTCTGTCGTTCACGCGACCGACCCTAGGCCACCGTGACAGCCCCAGCCGCCCAGCCCGGGTAGCCTTCCAGGGAACCGACGGGGCGCGGTCTTCGTTGTGCCCCTCGAACGACGGGCGCACGCGTCCCGTCCTGTCCCAGACGCCGCACAGGAGCCAGACCACGTGAGCAACGACCGCAAGCAGCGAGCCGAGCAGATGCGCAAGGAGCGCGAGAAGGCCGACAAGCGCCAGCGCAACGTCATCACGATCGCGATCGTCGCCGTCGTCATCGCCCTCGTCGGCGTCGGCGGCTACGCCGTGAAGTCGACGGCCGACAAGAACGCCAAGAGCACCGACCTCGTCGCGCCGAAGAACACGAAGGACTACGGCATCGTCTACGACCAGGCGGCCGCCGAGTCCGCCGACGGTGGCGCCTCCGACGGTGGCGCCGCGTCCGGCGACGCCAAGCCGGTCAGCGTCGAGGTGTACGAGGACTTCCAGTGCCCCGTGTGCCAGCAGTTCGAGCAGGTCGCCGGTCCGATGCTCAAGCAGCAGGTGGCATCGGGCGAGATCGCGCTCACCTACAAGCCGTTCTCCTTCCTCGACGAGAATGGTGGCAGCACCAACGACTACTCCAAGCGCGCCACCAACGCCGCGCTCTGCGCCCTCGACGCCGGCGGCGTCGACGACTACGTCAAGGTCCACGACTTCCTGTACGCCAACCAGCCGCAGGAGGGCACGGCCGGTCCCGAGAACGCCAAGCTCGTGGAGGACCTCAAGAGCCTCGGCATCACCGGGGCGGGCATCGACTCGTGCGTGAAGTCCGAGAAGTTCGTGCCGTGGGTCGTCAAGGCCAAGGAGGTCGCGCAGGACAGCGACCGCAAGATCAGCGGCACGCCGACGGTGTTCGTCGACGGCAAGAAGCTCGACGACTTCAGCCCCGCCACGATCCAGAAGGCGGTCGAGGAGGCCAAGGCCTGACCCGGCTCCTCCCGCGCACGGCCCTCGCACCCTCGGTGCGGGGGCCGTGTCACGTCAGCAGCAGGCCCAGCCACGCCGCCGCGACGCACACGACGGCGGTGCCCACCGCGTGGGCGACGGCCCGGCCGCCCCGGCCGCGGAGCGCCAGGCGGGCGGAGTCGAGGCTCGCGGTGCTGAACGTCGTGTAGCCGCCGAGGAACCCCGTGGCCACGACCGTCCGGGCGGCGCCGTCGTCGAGCAGCCCGACGGCCAGCCCGATGAGGAACGACCCGGTGACGTTCACCGCGACGATGCCCCACGGGAACCGCCCGGACGAGCGCTGGCCGACCCAGGTGTCGACGAGCAGCCGCAGCACCGAGCCCGCGCCGCCGGCGACCGCCACCGCACCGGCGAGCAGCGCGCCTGTCACCGTGCACCCCGGACCCGCAGGGCGCGGCCGACGGCGAGCCCGCCCACCGACGCCGCGAAGCCGCCCGCGACGGTCGCCAGGAGGTAGACGAGGGCGTCGGCGGGTCGCCCGTCGGCGAGCAGGCCCTGGGTGTCCAGAGCGAAGGCGCTGTAGGTCGTGAAGCCGCCCATCAGGCCGGTGCCGAGCAGCAGGCGGGTGCGCGACGAGGCGACGGTGGCGGTCAGGACGCCGAGCAGGAACGCCCCGAGCAGGTTGACGCCGAGGATGCCGACCGGCAGTCCGTCGACCGGGTCGACGGACGCGGCCACGCCGTAACGGACCAGCGTGCCGACCGCTCCGCCGGCGGCCACCAGCGCCACTGCGTCCGGACGTGGCCAGGTCGTCGCCATGCTCGGACTCTACGACCCGCGGATAGGTTCGTCCCATGGACGTCTCACGGCTCGTGCTCGGCACCATGTACCTCGGCACCCGGACGGACGAGGCGACGTCGCGGGCGCTGCTCGACCGCTTCCTCGACGCCGGCGGACGCACCCTCGACACCGCCAACTGCTACGCCTTCTGGGTCGACCCGAGCGGGCACGGGGGAGCGAGCGAGCGCGTCATCGGCGGCTGGCTCGCGGCGGAGCCGTCGCGTCGCGACCGGGTCGAGCTGGCCACGAAGGTCGGTGTCGAGCCGCTCGACGTGCCCCGCCGGGACGGTCATCCCGTCGAGGGGCTCTCGGCCGAGGTCGTGCGAGCCGGCTGCGAGGCGAGCCTGCGTCGTCTCGGGATCGACGTGATCGACCTGTACTGGGCGCACGGCGAGGACCGGGGGACGCCGCTGGAGGAGACGGTGGAGGCGTTCGGGTCGTTGGTCGCCGCCGGCGCGGTGCGACGGCTGGGCGTCTCCAACCACCCGACCTGGCGGGTGGAGCGGGGCAGGGCCCTCGCCGAGGCGCGCGGGCTCGAGCCGTGGACGGCCCTGCAGCTCACGACGTCGTACGTGCACCCGCGGCCCGGCGCGGCGGTGGAGGGCAAGGACCACCGGTTCGGCTTCGTCACCGACGAGACCGTCGACTACGTCAGCGAGCACCCCGACGTCGAGCTGTGGGCGTACTCGCCGCTCGTGCGGGGCGCGTACGACCGGCCCGACCGTCCGTTCCCGCAGGCCTACCGTCACCTGGGCACGGAGCGACGTCTGGCGGTGCTGGACGACGTCGCACAGGCGCACGGCGTGGCGCGGTCGGTCGTCGTGCTGGCCTGGCTGCTGGCGTCGCGGCCCGAGGTGCGTCCGATCCTCGGCGTCAGCTCGGTGGAGCAGCTCGAGTCGGCCCTGCGCGTCGCCGACGTCGACCTCGCGCCCGACGAGCTCGCCGCCCTCGACGCCCCTGCGTGACGAGACGAGTCTGCGACGCGCGGATGAGAAGGGGTTCTGCTCTTCGATCTGAGCACCCGGGGAGGACTCGGTGTGAGCGCCCCCGGCAGGAATCGAACCTGCGACCCGAAGATTAGAAGGCTTCTGCTCTATCCATCTGAGCTACGGGGGCCCGCCCCCACCCTAGTGCCACCGAATCGGGGGGACGTGACGCGTGCCGTGGGGCGCGGGGCGACGCGTTCCCCTAGGCTCCGGGGGGTGAGCCAGCCACACGCGCAGGAGGCCGCGCCGGAGGTGGCGGGCCGCGGGACGATCCCCCGACGGATGCCCCGGTACGTCGAGCGTCCGCGTCAGCGGGGACGCACCGTGCTGATCGTGCTCACGGGCATCGGCGTGGCACTGGGCCTGGTCGAGGTCGTCGTGGTCGCCGCGGGTGCGGAGGCGCTCGAGGGCGCGCGCCTGGCCATCATCTACGCGCTGGTGCCGCTGCCGGTGCTGTGGTTCGTGTACTGGTGGCTCGACCGCTACGAGCCGGAGCCGCGTCGCTACAAGGTGGCCGCGTTCGTGTGGGGCGGTGTCGGTGCGGTCGGCATCGCGCTCGCCGTGCAGGTGCTGCTGGGGGAGACGACCGACCTGACGCAGAAGGAGCTGGCGACGTTCGTCGCCCCGGCGAGCGAGGAGCCCGCCAAGGGGTTGTTCCTGCTCCTGACGTTCCTGCGCTGGCGCCGCATCATCGACGGGTTCCTGGACGGCCTGATCGTGGCCGGTCTCGTGGGTCTGGGCTTCGCGTTCGTCGAGAACATCGGCTACTACGCGCTCAGCTACGCCGGCGGACCCGACGTGCCGATCGCCGGCGCCGAGGGTGCGGCCGGGACGTTCGTCGTCCGCGGGATCGCCAGCCCGTTCGCCCACCCGCTCTTCCTGTCGGCGTTCGGCATCGCGCTCGGCCTGGCCGTCGGCATCCGCTCGAAGGTGCTGAAGGTGCTGGTCGGCACCCTCGGTCTCGCGATCAGCATGGCCCTGCACGGGCTCTGGAACGGGTCCGCGTCGTACTTCGGGGGCGTGGGCTTCGCGCTCACCTACGTCGCGCTGTTCGTCCTGTTCGTCACGCTCGCCGTCGTCGCGATCGTGGCGCGCTCGCGCCAGGTGCGGACCCTCGAGCGCTCGTTGTCCTACGTCGCCGAGCGCGGCTGGATCCACCCGGCGGAGATCCCGTACCTCTCGCGCTTCGGCTACCGCAAGCAGGCCCGCCGGCACGCCCGCCGTCACCACGGCCGCGTGGCCGGACGGATCGTGCGCCGCTACCAGCGCCTCGCCACGGAGATGGCCTTCCTGCACGACGCGATCATGCGCGGACAGACGAAGCCGCACGGCGTCGAGCGCACCTACGCGTTGCTCGACGCGATGTACGGGCTGCGACCCGCGCTCCGCTTCCCCCCGCCCCTGCCCGTCGCGCACCGACGGTGACGCGACGCGGACGCACCGTGGTCACGCAGAGTCCACTACCGTGTCCCTTGACCCCGCGGAACAGCCGCAACGACACGTCGAGACGGGAGGAGCACCGGTGCCCAGCGAACACGCCTCGGCCGAGCTGCTGGGAGCGCTGAGCAAGCTCCTCACCGACGTCACGGCGGCCCCCCTCGCGCTCGAGGTCCCGGGTGTCGACGAGGTGCGTTCCACGCGGGCCGAGATGGTCGACCAGCTGTCCGACTACGTCATCCCGCGGCTCGTGCAGCTCGAGGCTCCGCTGTTGACGGTCGTGGGCGGGTCCACGGGCGCCGGCAAGTCGACGCTGGTCAACTCGCTCGTGGGGGAGCAGGTCACCCAGTCCGGCGTCCTGCGCCCGACCACGCGCTCGCCGGTGCTGGTGCACCACCCCGACGACGCGGAGTGGTTCCAGCCCGACCGCATCCTGCCCGAGCTGCCCCGCACCAAGGCGGTCACCAACGACGTCTACGCCCTGCGCCTGGCGCCCTCCACGGGGGTCCCGCGCGGCCTGGCGATCCTCGACGCGCCAGACATCGACTCGATCGACGCAGCCAACCGCGAGCTGGCGACGCAGCTGCTCGCGGCCGCCGACCTGTGGCTGTTCGTCACCTCGGCCGCGCGCTACGCCGACCAGGTGCCGTGGGACTACCTCGGGCGCGCCGCGGAGCGCAGCACGTCGGTGGCGGTCGTCCTCGACCGCACCCACGCCGACGCGGTCGTGGAGGTGCGAGGCCATCTCGCGCGCATGATGACGTCGCGCGGGCTGTCGGACTCCCCGCTCTTCACGGTGCCGGAGTCGGCGGTCGGCGAGGACGGCCTGCTGCCGCGCGAGGCCGTCGAGCCGATCCGCGGCTGGCTGCGCGACCTCGCGGCCGACCCCGAGGGTCGATCGGCCGTCGTCTTCGGCACGCTCGACGGCGCCGTGCGCCACAACGTGCTGCGCTCGCACGTCGTCGCCGACGGGCTCGACGAGCAGCTCGCCGCCGCACGTCAGCTGCACGACGACGCCACCCGCACCTACGCCGAGGCGGTCGACCTGCTGCGCCGGGCCACCGCCGACGGCACGGTCATGCGCGGCGAGGTGCTGACCCGCTGGCAGGAGTTCGTCGGCAACGGCGAGCTGCTGCGCTCCGTCGAGGAGCGCGTGAGCCGGATCCGCGACCGGCTCGTCGACCAGGTCACCGGCAAGCGCACCCGCTCCGCGGAGGTCAGCGAGGCGGTCGAGTCGGGGCTGCAGACCCTCCTCGTGGAGCAGCTCGAGGCGGCCGCGGAGGCGGTGTACCGCTCCTGGTCCTCGGTCGGAGCCGGCCGTGCGCTGATCGCCTCCGAGCGCGGTCTCGACCGCGCCTCCCGCGACGTCCGCGTCAAGGCCGAGCGGCTCGTCCGCGACTGGCAGGCCGAGGTGCTGGAGCTCGTCCGCGCCGAGGGCTCTGACAAGCGCCTCACCGCGAAGTTCCTCGCCTTCGGCGTCAACGGCATCGGCGTCGCGCTCATGGTGCTGGTGTTCGTCAGCGGCTCCGCGGGTCTTACCGGCGCCGAGGTCGGCGTCGCCGGCGGCACCGCCGTCGTCGCCCAGAAGCTGCTCGAGGCGATCTTCGGCGACCAGGCGGTCCGCCGCCTCGCCGAGCGCGCCCACACGTCGCTGGTCACCGCGGTCGAGGCGCTCGCGACGGCGGAGAGCCGGCGCTACCTCGACCTCGTGAGCGACCCGGCCGTGATCGAGGCCTCCCAGGCCCGGCTGCGCGACGCCGCGCGCCGGGCCGAGTACGCACGTCACATCGACTTCCTGGACGGAGAGACCGCCTCATGAGCGAGCGCCCCGGACCTGTCGCGCGCGCGACCTCGGCGCTGTTCGGCGGCGAGCGCAACGACGTCGCCGCCCGCCTCGACGGCCTCGGCGAGGCGGTCGAGGCCGCCCGGGGCCGTCTCGACGACACCCTGCTGGACCCCGCCGCGGCGCTCGCCGAGCGGGCCTCGGAGCGGCTGCGGCTCTCCGGCGAGCACACGATCGTGGCGCTCGCGGGTGCCACGGGCTCGGGCAAGTCCTCGCTCTTCAACTGCCTGACCGACCTCGAGCTCGCCGGCGTCGGCGTGCGCCGTCCGACGACGTCGTGGGCCCTCGCGTGCTCGTGGGGACCCGACGGCGCGCAGGAGCTGCTCGAGTGGATGGGCATCCCCGCGCGCCACCAGGTGTCGCGCATGAGCATGCTCGACCGCTCGTCCGCCGACACGAAGCTCGACGGGCTCGTCCTGCTCGACCTGCCCGACCACGACTCCACCGAGGTCTCCCACCACCTCGAGATGGACCGGCTCGTCCAGTACGCCGACCTCCTCATCTGGGTCCTCGACCCGCAGAAGTACGCCGACGCGGCCATCCACGACCGCTACATCCGGCCGATGGCGGCCTACCGCGACGTCACGCTCGTCGTGCTCAACCAGATCGACCGCATCCACTTCTCCGAGCGGGAGCGGGCGCTGGGCGACGTGCGCGCCATCCTCGACCGCGAGGGTCTGCCGGGCGTGCCGGTCCTCGGCGTCTCCGCGCACCGCGGCGACGGGGTCGACGACCTCAAGCGCGAGCTCGCGCGCCGCATCCGCGCGAAGGCCTCCGCCAAGGAGCGCCTCGCGCAGGACATCGCGGCGTCGGCGGCGGGCATCGTCACGGTCGGGGGCCGCAGCGACATCCCGGGCATCACCGACATCGACCGCCAGGCGCTCGACCTCGCCCTGCTCGACAGCGTCGGCGCACCGCAGCTCGTCGAGGCGGTGGAGGCCTCGACGCTGCGCACCGCGCGCCGCCACACCGGCTGGCCGCCGCTGCGCTGGGTCGGACGCCTGCGCAAGGACCCGCTGCGCGAGCTCGGGATCGACCCCGACGGCTCCATCGCCTCGCTCTCGCGTGCCGTGCGGCCCTCGGTCGGGCACGTCCAGCGCGCCCAGGCCGAGTCGGCCGTGCGCGAGATCTCCGAGAAGGCGGCCGTCGGCCTCGAGCGACCCTGGCGCGACGCCGTGCGCGAGGCGTCGGTGAGCACGAGCGCCGACGTCGTGCGCGAGCTCGACGAGACCGTCGACCGCATCGACCTCGGCCTGTCCCGCACGCCGTTCTGGTGGCGCGCGGTCGACGTGCTGCAGTGGCTCGCGTTCGCGGCGCTCGTGGTCGGCGTCGGCTGGGGAGCCGTCGAGCTGCTCAGCGGCCTCGTGGGCTGGGAGGTGGGTGACGCGCCGGTCGTGGCAGGCACCTCGCTGCCGCTGCTGCTCCTCCTCGGCGGGCTGGTCGGCGGCGTGCTGCTGGCCGCGCTGTCCCGTGCCGCGGTGCGGACCAGTGCCCGGCGGCGGGCGCAGCAGGCCGACGCGACGCTGCGTCGCGCCGTCGCCGAGGTCTCCGAGCAGAAGGTCGTCGCGCCGCTGCAGGCCGAGCTCGACCGCTACGAGCGCTACCGCTCGGGCATCCTGCGCGCCCTGGGCTGAGGCCACGGAGGCCGCGGACCACCGCGAGGCGCGGCACGTCGGCCGCCGTCGGTAGGCTGGGTGCCCTATGGCTGACTACGTTCTCTCCCTGCGCAACGTCCGCAAGGCCCACGGCGACAAGGTCGTCCTCGACGACGTGACCCTCTCGTTCCTGCACGGCGCCAAGATCGGCGTCGTGGGGCCGAACGGCATGGGCAAGTCCTCGCTCCTCAAGCTCATGGCCGGCCTCGACCAGCCGAACAACGGCGACATCGTCCGTGACCCCGAGGCCACCGTCGGCATGCTCCAGCAGGAGCCGCCCCTCACGGAGGGCAAGACCGTCCTGGAGAACGTCGAGGAGGCGGTCTCGGAGGTCAAGGACAAGATGAAGCGCCTCGAGGAGGCGTACGCCGAGATGGGCGAGCCCGACGCCGACTACGACGCCCTCATGGCCGAGACCGGCGACCTGCAGACCTTCCTCGACAGCGTCAACGCGTGGGACCTCGACTCGCGCCTCGACCAGGCCATGGACGCGCTGCGCTGCCCGCCGCCGGACGAGCTCGTCGACCACCTCTCCGGTGGTGAGCGCCGCCGCGTGGCGCTGTGCAAGCTCCTGCTCCAGCAGCCCGACCTGCTGCTCCTCGACGAGCCCACCAACCACCTCGACGCCGAGTCGGTGCAGTGGCTCGAGGGGCACCTCAAGACCTACCCGGGCGCCGTCCTGGCCGTCACCCACGACCGCTACTTCCTCGACAACGTCGCCGAGTGGATCGCCGAGGTCGACCGCGGCCGCATCCACGGCTACGAGGGCAACTACTCCACCTACCTGGAGACGAAGAAGGAGCGCCTCAAGATCGAGGGCGCGAAGGACGCCAAGCGCGCCAAGATGCTGGAGAAGGAGCTCGACTGGGTCCGCTCCAACGCCAAGGGCCGTCAGGCCAAGAGCAAGGCGCGTCTGGCCCGCTACGAGGAGCTCGCGGCCGAGGCCGAGCGCGCCCGCAAGATCGACACGAGCGAGATCAACATCCCCGCCGGTCCGCGCCTCGGCGACGTCGTGCTCGACGCGAAGAGCCTCAGCAAGGGCTTCGAGGGCCGCACGCTGTGGGACGACATCAGCTTCTCGCTGCCGCGCGCCGGCATCGTCGGCGTCGTCGGCCCGAACGGCGTCGGCAAGACCACCCTCTTCCGCATGATCACCGGCAACGAGGTGCCCGACGCAGGGACCCTCGAGGTCGGCCAGACGGTCAAGATCTCCTACGCCGACCAGAGCCGGGGCAGCATCGCCGCCGACAAGAACGTCTGGGAGGTCGTCTCCGACGGGCTCGACTTCATCAAGGTCGCGAACTTCGAGATGAACAGCCGCGCCTACGTGGCCTCCTTCGGCTTCAAGGGCGCCGACCAGCAGAAGAAGGCCGGCGTGCTGTCCGGTGGTGAGCGCAACCGCCTCAACCTCGCGCTGACCCTCAAGCAGGGCGGCAACCTGCTGCTGCTCGACGAGCCCACCAACGACCTCGACGTCGAGACCCTGTCCTCGCTCGAGGACGCGCTGCTCGACTTCCCGGGCTGCGCCGTCGTCACGTCGCACGACCGCTGGTTCCTCGACCGCATCGCCACGCACATCCTGGCGTGGGAGGGCACCGAGGACGAGCCGGGCCGCTGGTTCTGGTTCGAGGGCAACTTCGCGTCCTATGAGGAGAACAAGATCGAGCGACTCGGCGAGGAGGCGGCGCGACCGCACCGCGTCACGCACCGTCGCCTCACCCGCGACTGAGCACTCCCATCATGCGAGACGCCGACGCCCCTTCCTGGCTCAGGAAGGGGCGTCGGTGACTCGAGGCGGGGCCCGACGTCAGAAGCCGCGACCCTCGAGGCCGGTGCGGACGGCCTCCAGGACCCGCCCGACGGCGGCGAGGTCCTCGCGGCTGCAGCGTGCGACGAGGTAGTCGTGGACGCCGCGCACGTGGGTGTGGGCGGCCTGGGCGAGCACGTCGTGGCCGTGGTCGGTGAGCACGGCGCTCACGCCGCGACCGTCGGTGCAGCTCGCGGCACGGCGCACGATGCCGTCACGCTCGAGCCGCGCGATGGTGTGGGTGATGCGGCTGCGCGAGTGCGAGACGGCGGAGGCGAGCTCGGCCATGCGGATCGAGCGGTCCTCGGCCTCGGACAGGCGGACGAGGATCTCGTACTCGGCCATCGAGAGGTCGTGCGCGGCGCGCAGGTCGCGGTCGAGCTGGTCGAGGAGCACCGTCGAGCCGCCGAGGTAGGAGCGCCACCACCGCTGCTGCTCGGTGTCGAGCCAGGGCGTCGTGTCCGAGTTCTCGTCGATGGGGGCGCTGGTCATGGGGCACATCCTAGGTTCGTGGCGAGGCAGTCCAGGAGAGGGTGTTGATTGAGGCTTCAACTACATGGTAGCGTCTTCCTCGTTGACGGCTCAACCACGAGCCGCACCCCGACTTCAGGAGACACCTCATGAGCATCACCACCGGCACCTGGAACCTCGACCCCACGCACACCGAGATCGGCTTCGCCGTGCGTCACATCATGAGCAAGGTCCGCGGGAAGTTCGAGACCTTCGAGGGCTCGATCGTCAGCGCCGACCCGATCAGCGACTCGAAGGTCAGCGTCGAGGTCGACCTCTCCTCGATCAACACGGGCACCGCCGACCGTGACAACCACCTGCGCTCGAGCGACTTCTTCGACACCGAGACGCACCCGAAGATGACCTTCACCAGCACCGGCGTCGTCCAGAAGTCCGACGAGTCCTTCGTCGTCAACGGCGACCTCACGATCAAGGGCGTCACCAAGCCCCTGCAGCTCGACGTCGACTTCCTCGGCGAGGGCAAGGACCCGTGGGGCGGCACGCGCGTCGGCGTCGAGGCCACCGGCGAGATCAGCCGCAAGGAGTTCGGCATCGACTTCAACATCCCGCTCGAGGGCGACAAGGTCATGATCGGCGACAAGATCACCATCACGATCAACGCGGAGGCCGTGCTCGAGGCCTGAGCCCGCACCGCACCCCTGCGCAGCGCGACTGCGACAGCACCTCTGGCGGCGTCCACCCTTACGGGTGGGCGCCGTCAGTCGTCGTGCGCCAGGACCATCCGCAGCGCCAGGCGGGCGTGCAGCTCGGCGACGTCCTGCGGCGTCTGCGGGCCGGTGGGGGAGAACCAGCGCACGAGGTCGATGCTGAGCGACAGGATCGCCCGGGTGGTGCCGACGACGTCGTCGACGGCGAAGTCGCCCGAGGCGACGCCCGCCTCGAGCACGCGCTGCATGACGCGCTCGATGGCGCGACGCAGCGCGGCCACCTCGGAGCGGTGCTCCGGGGTCAGCGCGTCGAACTCGTACTGCACGATGCGGCCGACGCGGCTGTGCGACGCGTGCCAGGCGCTGAAGTCGTGCACGAAGCGCCGCAGACGCTCGGGCGGGGCGGCGGCGGGGTCGTCGGCGGACTCCACGACCTGCAGGGCCGAGCGGTGCCCGTCGATGCTGACCGTGAAGAGCAGCGACTCCTTGGTGTCGTGGTGGACGTAGACCGCTGCCGGGCTCATGCCGGCGCGCGCCGCGATGTCGCGGGTCGTCGTGGCCGTGAAGCCCTTCTCGGCGAACGCCTCGACGGCGGCCTCCAGGAGCCGCTCGCGCGCTGTGGCGGTCATGACATCGTCCCTTTCGTCGGTTGACAGCATGGCCCATGCCGGGCACGCTAAGCAAGCGCTTACCTACTGGCGCGTCACTTCACGTCCGAGCACGAGACACACCAGAGCACGAGGGACCCGATGGACCGCACCGTCTACACCGCCGACCACGAGGACTTCCGCGACACCTGCGCGACGTTCCTGGCCAAGAAGGTCGCCCCGCACATCGAGCAGTACATCGAGGACAAGGCCCTCCCGCGCGACTTCTGGCTGGCCGCGGGCGAGCTCGGCCTCCTCGGCCTGGAGATCCCCGAGGAGTTCGGCGGCGCCGGCGCCGAGGACTTCCGCTTCAACGCCGTCTGGGCCGAGGAGCTCAGCAAGGTCAGCGCCGCCCTCGCGTCCTGCGTCGGCATCCACTCCGACATCACCGCGCCGTACATCGTCGAGCTCGGCACGCAGGAGCAGAAGGAGCGCTGGCTGCCGAAGATCGCGTCGGGCGAGTGCCTGCTGGCCATCGGCATGACCGAGCCCGGCGGCGGGTCCGACCTCGCCGCGCTGAAGACCACCGCCGTCCGCGATGGCGACGAGTGGGTCATCAACGGCTCCAAGACCTTCATCACCAACGGCTACAGCGCCGACCTCGTGGTCACCGCCGTCCGCACGTCGCCGGAGAAGGGCGCCAAGGGCATCACCCTCTTCGCCATCGAGGCCGGCGACGAGGGCTTCAGCCGCGGCCGCAAGCTCGACAAGGTCGGCCAGACCGAGTCCGACACCGCCGAGCTGTTCTTCGAGAACGTCCGCGTCGGCGACGACCGCATCATCGGCGAGCTCGACCGCGGGTTCATCCAC from Aeromicrobium erythreum encodes:
- the ettA gene encoding energy-dependent translational throttle protein EttA, coding for MADYVLSLRNVRKAHGDKVVLDDVTLSFLHGAKIGVVGPNGMGKSSLLKLMAGLDQPNNGDIVRDPEATVGMLQQEPPLTEGKTVLENVEEAVSEVKDKMKRLEEAYAEMGEPDADYDALMAETGDLQTFLDSVNAWDLDSRLDQAMDALRCPPPDELVDHLSGGERRRVALCKLLLQQPDLLLLDEPTNHLDAESVQWLEGHLKTYPGAVLAVTHDRYFLDNVAEWIAEVDRGRIHGYEGNYSTYLETKKERLKIEGAKDAKRAKMLEKELDWVRSNAKGRQAKSKARLARYEELAAEAERARKIDTSEINIPAGPRLGDVVLDAKSLSKGFEGRTLWDDISFSLPRAGIVGVVGPNGVGKTTLFRMITGNEVPDAGTLEVGQTVKISYADQSRGSIAADKNVWEVVSDGLDFIKVANFEMNSRAYVASFGFKGADQQKKAGVLSGGERNRLNLALTLKQGGNLLLLDEPTNDLDVETLSSLEDALLDFPGCAVVTSHDRWFLDRIATHILAWEGTEDEPGRWFWFEGNFASYEENKIERLGEEAARPHRVTHRRLTRD
- a CDS encoding MarR family winged helix-turn-helix transcriptional regulator, producing MTSAPIDENSDTTPWLDTEQQRWWRSYLGGSTVLLDQLDRDLRAAHDLSMAEYEILVRLSEAEDRSIRMAELASAVSHSRSRITHTIARLERDGIVRRAASCTDGRGVSAVLTDHGHDVLAQAAHTHVRGVHDYLVARCSREDLAAVGRVLEAVRTGLEGRGF
- a CDS encoding YceI family protein → MSITTGTWNLDPTHTEIGFAVRHIMSKVRGKFETFEGSIVSADPISDSKVSVEVDLSSINTGTADRDNHLRSSDFFDTETHPKMTFTSTGVVQKSDESFVVNGDLTIKGVTKPLQLDVDFLGEGKDPWGGTRVGVEATGEISRKEFGIDFNIPLEGDKVMIGDKITITINAEAVLEA
- a CDS encoding TetR/AcrR family transcriptional regulator, producing MTATARERLLEAAVEAFAEKGFTATTTRDIAARAGMSPAAVYVHHDTKESLLFTVSIDGHRSALQVVESADDPAAAPPERLRRFVHDFSAWHASHSRVGRIVQYEFDALTPEHRSEVAALRRAIERVMQRVLEAGVASGDFAVDDVVGTTRAILSLSIDLVRWFSPTGPQTPQDVAELHARLALRMVLAHDD
- a CDS encoding acyl-CoA dehydrogenase family protein, with amino-acid sequence MDRTVYTADHEDFRDTCATFLAKKVAPHIEQYIEDKALPRDFWLAAGELGLLGLEIPEEFGGAGAEDFRFNAVWAEELSKVSAALASCVGIHSDITAPYIVELGTQEQKERWLPKIASGECLLAIGMTEPGGGSDLAALKTTAVRDGDEWVINGSKTFITNGYSADLVVTAVRTSPEKGAKGITLFAIEAGDEGFSRGRKLDKVGQTESDTAELFFENVRVGDDRIIGELDRGFIHMMQKLPQERLSCAISNIAHAKQILVETIQYAKDRKAFGQAIGNFQWNKFLIAELVTKIEVAEAYLDNAVAAHADGKFSAVDAAKAKWYTSDVQNQVLDHCVQIHGGYGFMNEYRVARAWRDARVTRIWAGSNEIMKELIGRDLGL